A single genomic interval of Selenobaculum gibii harbors:
- a CDS encoding phosphoribosylanthranilate isomerase — MLVKICGIQSLEIAKVVEENKADLMGFIFADSRRYINPIAAAKISAEIKSVAKVGVFMNEEPARVNEIADFCHLDYVQLHGDETIEYCKKIKYPIIKAFRYKEDFDPKILYQYSVDMILIDTYQAGSAGGTGRCFDWKTAKEKLSKLHLPVFIAGGISKMNVGEMINVLNPAGVDVSGGVESNGIKSKGKIIDFIKRVHELERRVKNVRCNCRKEKNYC, encoded by the coding sequence ATGCTTGTTAAGATTTGTGGAATTCAATCTCTGGAAATTGCAAAGGTAGTAGAAGAAAATAAGGCTGATTTAATGGGCTTTATTTTTGCAGACAGCAGGCGCTATATAAATCCGATAGCAGCGGCAAAGATAAGTGCGGAAATAAAATCTGTGGCAAAAGTAGGCGTCTTTATGAATGAAGAACCAGCAAGGGTAAATGAAATCGCTGATTTCTGTCATCTTGATTATGTACAGTTACATGGAGATGAAACAATTGAATATTGCAAGAAAATTAAATATCCAATTATTAAAGCATTTCGATATAAAGAAGATTTTGATCCGAAAATTCTTTATCAATATTCTGTCGATATGATACTAATAGACACTTATCAAGCCGGTAGTGCAGGGGGGACGGGGAGATGTTTTGACTGGAAAACTGCAAAGGAAAAATTAAGTAAGCTTCATTTGCCGGTATTCATTGCTGGTGGAATTAGTAAAATGAATGTCGGAGAAATGATAAATGTTTTAAATCCGGCAGGAGTTGATGTGTCTGGGGGAGTTGAAAGTAATGGGATAAAGTCAAAGGGGAAGATTATAGACTTCATTAAGCGGGTTCATGAGTTGGAACGGAGGGTGAAAAATGTTAGATGCAATTGTCGCAAAGAAAAAAATTACTGTTGA
- the trpD gene encoding anthranilate phosphoribosyltransferase, translated as MLKKYLSKVIKGEHLSQEESRQAMQIIMNGNATDAQIGSFLTALKVKGEISEEISGFAHTLLQHADRVKHSKPVICPCGTGGDTKGTFNVSTTVAFVLAGGGVAVAKHGNRSVSSACGSADVLSQLGVIVDKSADKVSEEIEHLDIGFLFAPALNKAMRVVANPRKELGFRTVFNLLGPIINPAQLDYQLVGVYEESLTEKVAEVLNLIGVKQAMVVHSEDGMDEISTNFPTKVSEMRNGKVKTYHIDPQRYGFKRGTLADYQGGNPEENAKIIRAILNGEKGPKRDIVLLNAAAGFYITNKTPSITEGIRLAEKTIDSGAALVKLEALIAFSREGIENAC; from the coding sequence ATGTTGAAAAAATATTTGAGTAAAGTGATAAAGGGTGAACATTTATCCCAGGAAGAGTCAAGGCAAGCTATGCAAATTATTATGAATGGAAACGCAACAGATGCACAGATCGGATCATTTTTAACAGCCTTAAAAGTAAAAGGTGAAATAAGCGAGGAGATTTCCGGATTTGCCCATACCTTGCTACAACATGCAGATCGCGTAAAGCATAGCAAACCGGTGATTTGTCCTTGTGGAACAGGTGGAGATACGAAAGGGACATTTAATGTATCGACAACAGTGGCTTTTGTTTTAGCAGGTGGTGGTGTTGCTGTTGCAAAACATGGAAATCGCAGTGTTTCTAGCGCTTGTGGCAGTGCTGATGTGCTTAGTCAGCTGGGTGTTATCGTTGATAAATCGGCAGATAAAGTTAGTGAAGAAATTGAACATTTAGATATAGGGTTTTTATTTGCACCTGCGTTGAATAAAGCTATGCGCGTGGTTGCAAATCCACGTAAGGAATTAGGGTTCCGTACAGTATTTAATCTTTTGGGACCAATCATTAATCCGGCGCAGTTAGATTATCAATTGGTTGGTGTGTATGAAGAAAGCTTAACCGAAAAAGTTGCTGAAGTATTAAACCTAATAGGGGTTAAGCAAGCGATGGTTGTCCATAGTGAGGATGGAATGGATGAAATATCAACAAACTTTCCAACGAAAGTAAGTGAAATGCGAAATGGAAAGGTGAAGACATATCATATTGATCCGCAAAGGTATGGTTTTAAACGCGGAACTTTAGCTGATTATCAAGGGGGAAATCCTGAAGAAAATGCAAAAATTATTCGCGCAATTTTAAATGGTGAAAAAGGGCCGAAACGAGATATTGTGTTATTAAATGCGGCTGCAGGATTCTATATCACAAATAAGACACCAAGTATTACAGAAGGTATTCGGTTGGCAGAAAAAACGATTGACAGTGGTGCTGCTTTAGTAAAATTGGAAGCTTTGATTGCATTTAGTCGTGAGGGGATAGAAAATGCTTGTTAA
- a CDS encoding DNA internalization-related competence protein ComEC/Rec2, giving the protein MNYLAFTNALIGGFILGIFTVTQVKIPFLILYSSFCIALFGCIYLYWKNKKLLLYFVLLLFFIAGMIRCAQADSIAPNDISNFVDKTLQVQGEVIEIPQERTLAGNKRSMHYIVEVHTVEFAGEKVQVNGNLKVFALQDSSHTIAHISDCIRFSGEIRELHGYNNPGSLDIVAMMQRQGIRANCKAEKNTVEILSSGQNAFLKWIEKSRTAVQNMMEEAMPKEDAAALFAMLFGGYDGIKEELALAFTVTGIVHILSVSGSHISLLAGTVHIIGKMLRFPACLSAILVILAIVFYAIFSGFTSPVVRSAIMGILAFSALALNREKDARYSLALTGLGILAISPRLIFDISFQLSFMTTAGLLYIAPKIKNILKGVPLFIAENLAITIAAQLAVIPFIAWYFNNVSLSALLANLIIVPFIEWAMIGGLCAVLLSLVFSVVGKGLFILCSLTIGLVYFMARAMAMIPYGLLYLPSGGLLCGIVYYLLLFWLCGYASPKIPNFLLCWRKKKKLICSAIVTIIFLWSSQFIFAQPLRIHFIDVGQGDSILITTPHGRTMLFDTGGMRREISDFDIGKRIVIPYLHHYGIREIDYLCLTHAHEDHAGGAGSLLKEFSVQNVIVGREDRSEYAKTLGYSLEKCQDFVTVKDGQFFVLDGVKIEIFSAGEVSESRTGNEISNVFRVSYGDFSLLITGDIDSNGEKELMRKHRLKSSVLKVAHHGSRTSSCEEFLQAVNPQYAIISVGFQNSFGHPNPQVLNRLNKENIKILRTDQAGAILMETNGNQLSVDSFQKNGKNSRKNP; this is encoded by the coding sequence ATGAATTATTTAGCTTTTACTAACGCTCTTATTGGTGGATTTATTTTAGGGATTTTTACAGTAACTCAGGTAAAAATCCCTTTTCTTATCCTGTATAGTTCCTTTTGTATTGCTTTATTTGGTTGTATTTATTTATATTGGAAAAATAAAAAATTGCTTCTTTATTTTGTATTGTTGCTATTTTTTATTGCGGGAATGATTCGTTGTGCGCAGGCAGATAGCATTGCCCCGAATGACATTAGCAATTTTGTTGATAAAACGCTGCAAGTGCAAGGTGAAGTTATAGAGATTCCACAAGAAAGAACGCTTGCGGGGAACAAGCGAAGTATGCATTATATTGTAGAGGTTCATACAGTAGAATTTGCGGGGGAGAAAGTACAGGTAAACGGAAACTTAAAAGTCTTTGCGTTGCAGGATAGCTCGCATACGATTGCGCATATTAGCGATTGTATTCGTTTTTCAGGGGAAATTAGAGAATTACATGGATATAATAATCCGGGAAGTTTAGATATAGTTGCGATGATGCAACGACAAGGGATTCGAGCAAATTGTAAAGCCGAAAAAAATACGGTGGAAATTCTTTCATCAGGACAAAACGCTTTTCTTAAATGGATTGAAAAATCCAGAACAGCAGTTCAGAATATGATGGAAGAAGCAATGCCCAAAGAAGATGCGGCAGCATTATTTGCAATGTTATTTGGCGGATATGATGGAATAAAAGAGGAACTAGCGCTAGCATTTACGGTGACAGGAATCGTTCATATTTTATCGGTGTCCGGTTCGCATATTTCTCTATTGGCAGGAACCGTACATATTATTGGGAAAATGTTACGATTTCCAGCGTGCCTATCAGCAATTCTTGTTATTCTAGCAATTGTTTTTTATGCGATTTTTTCAGGCTTTACTTCGCCGGTAGTCAGATCGGCGATTATGGGGATTTTAGCGTTTTCGGCATTGGCATTGAATCGGGAGAAAGATGCGCGTTATAGTTTAGCTTTGACAGGGTTGGGGATTTTAGCTATTTCCCCTAGATTAATTTTTGACATTAGTTTTCAACTTTCATTTATGACGACAGCCGGATTACTGTATATCGCGCCTAAAATAAAAAATATTTTAAAGGGAGTTCCTCTATTTATTGCGGAAAATTTAGCGATTACGATTGCTGCACAATTAGCAGTCATTCCCTTTATTGCCTGGTATTTTAATAATGTTTCGCTTAGTGCACTATTGGCAAATCTTATTATTGTGCCGTTTATAGAATGGGCAATGATTGGTGGCTTGTGTGCAGTTTTATTAAGTCTTGTTTTTTCGGTTGTGGGAAAAGGTCTATTTATTCTTTGTAGTTTGACGATTGGGTTAGTTTATTTTATGGCAAGAGCTATGGCGATGATTCCTTATGGGCTTTTATATTTACCGTCAGGCGGTTTACTTTGTGGCATTGTATATTATTTGCTGCTATTTTGGCTCTGCGGTTATGCATCACCGAAAATTCCAAATTTTTTGCTGTGCTGGCGGAAAAAGAAAAAGCTTATCTGTAGTGCAATTGTCACCATTATTTTTTTATGGAGCAGTCAATTTATCTTTGCTCAACCGTTAAGGATACATTTCATTGATGTCGGGCAGGGGGATTCTATATTGATTACGACACCACATGGTAGAACGATGCTATTTGATACCGGAGGCATGCGACGCGAAATTAGTGATTTTGATATTGGCAAACGAATTGTTATTCCATATTTGCATCATTATGGAATACGAGAAATTGATTATTTATGTTTAACTCACGCACACGAGGATCATGCAGGTGGGGCAGGGAGTTTACTAAAAGAATTTTCAGTGCAAAATGTGATTGTCGGTCGGGAAGACCGAAGTGAATATGCAAAAACATTAGGCTATTCCTTAGAAAAATGCCAAGATTTTGTTACGGTAAAAGATGGCCAGTTTTTTGTTTTGGATGGTGTTAAAATTGAAATTTTTTCGGCGGGCGAAGTGAGTGAGTCGCGAACAGGGAATGAAATTTCTAATGTATTTCGTGTGAGTTATGGAGATTTTAGTCTACTCATTACAGGGGATATAGACAGTAATGGGGAGAAAGAATTAATGAGAAAACATAGATTGAAAAGTTCGGTGTTAAAAGTTGCCCACCATGGCTCGCGTACCTCTTCTTGTGAAGAGTTTTTACAAGCGGTAAATCCACAATATGCAATTATTTCTGTTGGCTTTCAGAATAGCTTTGGTCATCCAAATCCGCAAGTGTTAAATAGATTAAATAAAGAAAATATTAAGATTTTGCGTACCGACCAGGCGGGGGCAATTTTAATGGAGACAAATGGAAATCAACTATCGGTAGATTCTTTTCAAAAAAACGGTAAAAATTCTCGAAAAAATCCTTGA
- a CDS encoding helix-hairpin-helix domain-containing protein: MPIYRKSIVVFLLLALVMVGGGMYGYTKQEESIPLSKGDLSETQKKEQIAVYVCGGVVRSGVVSLDGGARVIDAVNACGGALPNADVTKINMAKLLKDGEQIQVPIQEEALSEQNLTAEHTKKVNNKSSQTNNYGLVNINTADQAELDSLPGVGPSTAAAILEYRKQIGSFQSIEEVKKVRGIGEAKFKKLADRITI, translated from the coding sequence ATGCCAATTTATCGGAAATCCATAGTTGTATTTCTTTTATTAGCATTGGTCATGGTCGGTGGAGGAATGTATGGTTACACAAAGCAAGAGGAGAGTATACCTTTAAGCAAAGGTGATTTATCAGAAACTCAAAAGAAGGAACAAATTGCTGTCTATGTTTGTGGTGGTGTCGTACGTTCTGGTGTTGTTTCTTTGGATGGAGGAGCAAGAGTAATTGATGCAGTGAATGCTTGTGGTGGTGCTTTACCCAATGCAGATGTAACAAAGATTAATATGGCAAAGTTACTTAAAGACGGTGAACAAATACAAGTTCCAATACAAGAAGAGGCACTTTCTGAACAAAACTTAACAGCAGAGCATACAAAAAAAGTAAATAATAAATCGAGCCAAACTAATAATTATGGGCTGGTTAATATTAATACAGCAGATCAAGCGGAATTAGATTCATTGCCGGGTGTTGGTCCGTCTACAGCGGCGGCAATTTTAGAATATCGCAAACAAATTGGCAGTTTTCAAAGCATTGAAGAGGTGAAAAAAGTAAGGGGAATTGGCGAAGCTAAATTTAAAAAGCTGGCGGATCGGATTACAATATGA
- the leuS gene encoding leucine--tRNA ligase, whose amino-acid sequence MNEKYSPQEIERKWQEKWLENSAFKTELDRQKPEYYVLEMFPYPSGNLHMGHVRNYSIGDVIARYKAMQGFNVLHPMGWDAFGMPAENAAIKHGVQPAEWTFKNIENMRRQQREIGLSYDWDREVATCTPEYYRWTQWLFLLFYEKGLAYKKKAAVNWCNQCNTVLANEQVIDGQCWRCDSEVVKKELEQWFFKITDYADVLLEDLKELKGWPDRVKTMQENWIGRSEGAEFSFDVPSIQEKIPVYTTCQHTVFGVSYVVLAAEHPMVEKLISGKENEAQIRAFMEKVRNQSELDRTATDVEKEGIFTGEYAVNPFTGERVPIWIANYVLYEYGTGAVMGVPTHDERDWAFANKYNLQKKIVVVPEGKTLVLDEMTNAYTEDGVLVDSGEFTGMTVEKAKVAILDWLEKNNIGKRRVNYRLRDWLVSRQRYWGAPIPVIYCPDCGVVPVPKEDLPVMLPANVNFEAGAVSPLAQVEEFVHCTCPKCGGKARRETDTMDTFICSSWYYMRYTDPKNEKMPFDSEKANYWMPVDQYIGGIEHAILHLLYSRFFTKVLKDAGLVNFNEPFKNLLTQGMVIKDGSKMSKSKGNVVSPEEIIGTYGADTARVFMLFAAPPERDLEWSDQGVEGAHRFLGRVWRIVDHFAASVTKGEAIYDVTTLTKVEKELRRVLHTTIKKVTEDVGNRFNFNTAISSIMELVNAIYTAKDKGEALNDSLMREVISSLLRLLAPFAPHITEELWNEVISEGSVHKEKWPEYDAAATVLDEVEIVLQINGKVRDKIIVAAGLDAKALEEKAMQQDKVQAAIDGKKVVKVICIPNKIVNIVVK is encoded by the coding sequence GTGAACGAAAAATATTCTCCGCAAGAGATTGAGCGCAAATGGCAAGAAAAATGGTTAGAAAACAGTGCATTCAAAACAGAACTTGATAGACAGAAACCAGAATATTATGTACTTGAAATGTTCCCTTACCCATCAGGAAATTTACATATGGGGCATGTTCGTAACTATTCTATCGGTGATGTTATTGCTAGATATAAAGCAATGCAAGGGTTTAATGTACTTCATCCGATGGGGTGGGATGCATTTGGAATGCCGGCGGAAAATGCGGCAATTAAACATGGTGTACAGCCTGCTGAATGGACATTTAAAAATATTGAAAATATGCGTCGGCAACAACGTGAAATTGGACTTTCTTACGATTGGGATCGTGAAGTAGCGACTTGTACGCCGGAATATTATCGTTGGACGCAGTGGTTATTCTTATTGTTTTATGAAAAAGGATTAGCATATAAAAAGAAAGCGGCTGTGAATTGGTGCAATCAATGTAATACGGTATTGGCAAATGAGCAAGTTATCGATGGACAATGCTGGCGTTGTGATTCAGAAGTTGTAAAAAAAGAGCTGGAACAATGGTTCTTTAAAATTACTGATTATGCTGATGTATTGCTTGAAGATTTAAAAGAGTTAAAAGGTTGGCCGGATCGAGTAAAAACGATGCAGGAAAATTGGATTGGTCGCAGTGAGGGTGCAGAATTTAGTTTTGATGTTCCGTCAATCCAAGAGAAAATACCCGTTTATACAACTTGTCAACATACGGTATTTGGCGTAAGCTATGTCGTCTTGGCTGCAGAGCATCCAATGGTTGAAAAGTTGATTTCAGGTAAAGAAAACGAAGCACAAATCAGGGCTTTTATGGAGAAGGTACGCAACCAAAGTGAACTTGATCGTACTGCTACTGATGTTGAAAAAGAAGGCATTTTTACAGGGGAATATGCAGTAAATCCGTTCACTGGTGAACGTGTACCAATCTGGATTGCAAATTACGTATTATATGAATATGGTACTGGTGCAGTTATGGGTGTACCTACGCATGATGAGCGCGATTGGGCATTTGCAAATAAATATAATTTGCAAAAGAAAATTGTAGTAGTTCCAGAAGGAAAAACTTTAGTATTAGATGAGATGACAAATGCTTATACCGAAGATGGGGTTTTAGTTGACTCTGGTGAATTTACTGGAATGACAGTAGAAAAAGCAAAAGTTGCCATTTTAGATTGGTTAGAAAAAAATAATATTGGGAAACGTCGCGTAAACTATCGTCTTCGAGATTGGTTAGTTTCCCGTCAACGTTATTGGGGCGCGCCGATTCCTGTAATTTATTGTCCAGACTGTGGTGTTGTTCCTGTACCAAAAGAAGATTTGCCAGTAATGCTTCCAGCTAATGTGAATTTTGAAGCTGGTGCAGTGTCTCCATTAGCACAAGTTGAAGAATTTGTACATTGTACTTGTCCAAAATGTGGTGGGAAAGCACGTCGTGAAACGGATACAATGGATACGTTTATTTGTTCTTCCTGGTATTATATGCGCTACACCGACCCGAAAAATGAGAAAATGCCATTTGATAGTGAAAAAGCAAACTACTGGATGCCGGTAGATCAATATATCGGTGGAATTGAACATGCGATTTTACATTTACTCTATTCACGCTTCTTTACCAAAGTGTTAAAAGATGCAGGGTTAGTAAACTTTAATGAACCTTTCAAAAACTTACTTACCCAGGGAATGGTAATTAAAGATGGTTCAAAAATGTCGAAATCTAAAGGAAACGTTGTTTCTCCGGAAGAAATTATCGGCACATATGGTGCGGATACTGCACGTGTATTTATGTTGTTTGCTGCTCCACCGGAACGCGATTTGGAATGGAGCGATCAAGGGGTAGAAGGAGCGCATCGTTTCTTAGGCAGAGTATGGCGTATTGTTGATCATTTTGCAGCATCTGTAACGAAGGGCGAAGCTATATATGATGTAACTACGCTGACAAAAGTTGAAAAAGAGTTGCGCCGTGTTCTTCATACAACAATTAAAAAGGTAACTGAGGATGTTGGAAATCGATTTAACTTCAATACCGCAATTAGCTCAATCATGGAATTAGTCAATGCAATTTATACAGCAAAAGACAAAGGCGAAGCATTAAATGATAGTTTGATGCGCGAAGTTATTTCATCATTACTTCGTTTACTTGCGCCTTTTGCTCCACATATTACAGAAGAATTATGGAATGAAGTAATCAGTGAAGGCAGTGTTCATAAAGAAAAATGGCCTGAATATGATGCAGCAGCTACTGTTTTAGATGAGGTAGAAATAGTTCTGCAAATAAATGGCAAGGTTCGGGATAAAATTATTGTAGCTGCTGGTCTTGATGCAAAAGCTTTAGAAGAAAAAGCAATGCAACAGGATAAAGTACAAGCTGCTATTGATGGGAAAAAAGTTGTTAAAGTAATTTGTATACCAAATAAAATTGTGAATATTGTAGTAAAATAA
- the lgt gene encoding prolipoprotein diacylglyceryl transferase — protein MHQYLFFIGDFPIRSYGLVLSMSIILATGVAYFLAKQDGRWHNHIIDMGIYCGLGGILGARLWDVFFFDWGYYQHHLNELFYVWQGGMAIQGGVVLGSIVGILYTRYYKIDTWALADIIAPAIILGQALGRIANLLNGDAFGHPTGSSFGIIYPTTTLAYQTYGNQPLWPAEIWEGQIDIVIFALLLIFRSIRHAKGQVFILYTMLYSLARFFLEYLRGDYNNLILGLKSAQWTSLIVFCIGFCLFIWCGIREKRAKEKNS, from the coding sequence ATGCATCAATATCTTTTTTTTATTGGAGATTTTCCAATTCGCTCATACGGACTAGTATTAAGCATGAGCATCATTTTAGCAACAGGCGTTGCCTACTTTCTCGCTAAACAAGATGGACGCTGGCATAATCATATCATTGATATGGGAATTTATTGTGGGTTAGGCGGAATCTTAGGTGCTAGATTATGGGATGTTTTCTTCTTTGATTGGGGTTATTATCAACACCATTTAAATGAACTTTTCTATGTTTGGCAGGGCGGAATGGCAATTCAAGGTGGAGTTGTTCTCGGCTCAATTGTAGGCATCCTGTATACAAGATACTACAAAATTGACACTTGGGCACTCGCCGATATTATTGCCCCTGCAATTATTTTAGGACAAGCTTTAGGACGAATTGCAAACTTACTTAATGGAGATGCTTTCGGGCATCCAACGGGTAGCTCCTTTGGCATCATCTATCCAACAACGACTCTTGCTTACCAAACTTATGGAAATCAACCTTTATGGCCGGCAGAAATTTGGGAGGGACAAATCGACATCGTCATTTTTGCACTTCTTCTTATTTTCCGTTCTATCAGACATGCCAAAGGTCAAGTATTTATTCTTTATACGATGCTCTACTCATTAGCCCGTTTCTTTTTAGAATATTTACGTGGAGATTACAACAATCTTATTCTCGGACTAAAATCAGCGCAATGGACAAGCTTAATCGTGTTTTGTATTGGTTTTTGTTTGTTCATTTGGTGCGGTATTCGTGAAAAGCGAGCCAAAGAAAAGAATTCATAA
- a CDS encoding lytic transglycosylase domain-containing protein produces the protein MLRYQEKSGVMRLSSYKKIKWQAFLGILVCFSFICYAIFQSAWFQKKVFYPYPYRELVIDYAVEKKLDPFLVAGVILSESKFNFQARSHKGAMGLMQLMPETAKWIAQQMEDEDFTLAELEDPEINIRFGTWYLSSLHKEFEGNEVLMLAAYNAGRGNVKEWMEKYQWDMSFQDVKQIPFKETREYVTKVLKSKNKYKSLYQE, from the coding sequence GTGTTACGTTATCAAGAGAAAAGCGGAGTGATGCGTTTGTCATCTTATAAAAAAATAAAGTGGCAGGCATTTTTGGGGATTTTAGTATGTTTTAGTTTTATTTGTTATGCTATTTTTCAAAGTGCATGGTTTCAAAAGAAAGTGTTTTATCCATATCCGTACCGTGAATTGGTTATTGATTATGCTGTCGAAAAAAAACTCGATCCTTTTTTAGTTGCAGGAGTCATTTTAAGTGAAAGTAAGTTTAATTTTCAAGCGCGCTCGCACAAGGGTGCGATGGGTTTAATGCAATTAATGCCGGAAACAGCAAAGTGGATAGCACAGCAAATGGAAGATGAAGATTTCACTTTGGCAGAGCTAGAGGACCCGGAAATTAATATTCGATTTGGTACTTGGTATTTATCATCACTGCATAAAGAGTTTGAAGGAAATGAAGTTTTAATGCTTGCCGCATATAATGCGGGGCGTGGCAATGTAAAAGAGTGGATGGAAAAATATCAATGGGATATGTCGTTTCAAGATGTGAAACAAATTCCGTTTAAAGAAACGCGTGAATATGTAACGAAAGTGTTAAAAAGCAAAAACAAATATAAAAGTTTGTATCAAGAATAA
- the coaE gene encoding dephospho-CoA kinase (Dephospho-CoA kinase (CoaE) performs the final step in coenzyme A biosynthesis.) has translation MFILGLTGGIASGKSTVSRILKELGADIIDADKIARNIVEPQKDAWKEIVAHFGEEILTKNKSIDRIRLGNIIFNDENEKKILESITHKYIKSEIEHCLSVLEEKRIEVIVLDIPLLFEVGWDKMADEVWVVYADEKNQLNRLIQRNNWSKEEAKARINSQMSLKEKVKRASFVIDNNKDIDYTKKQVSNRWRYLRDGLKGND, from the coding sequence ATGTTTATACTGGGGTTAACAGGTGGCATTGCAAGTGGAAAAAGTACAGTAAGCCGTATACTAAAAGAGTTGGGCGCAGACATTATTGATGCTGATAAGATAGCGAGAAATATTGTAGAACCACAAAAAGATGCTTGGAAAGAAATTGTTGCACATTTTGGTGAAGAAATATTGACTAAAAATAAAAGTATTGATCGAATTCGGTTAGGTAATATTATCTTTAATGATGAGAATGAGAAAAAGATCCTGGAATCAATTACGCATAAGTATATTAAATCAGAAATTGAGCATTGTTTAAGCGTATTAGAAGAGAAGCGGATAGAAGTCATTGTGCTTGATATTCCTCTTTTATTTGAGGTTGGTTGGGATAAAATGGCGGATGAAGTATGGGTTGTTTATGCAGATGAAAAAAATCAATTGAATCGATTGATACAGAGAAATAACTGGTCTAAAGAAGAAGCAAAAGCGAGAATTAACAGTCAAATGTCGCTAAAAGAAAAAGTAAAAAGAGCAAGTTTCGTTATTGATAATAATAAGGATATAGATTATACTAAAAAACAAGTTTCAAATCGCTGGAGATATTTGAGGGATGGATTGAAAGGAAACGATTAG